The genomic segment TTCATGATGCTGTAGAAGTGCGGTGAACAAAAGCGAACTCTTGGTGTCACTGTTGACTTGTGCAAGGCAAATCGGCAGCCAGTCAGTCCTCCTTTCCTCCGCTCGCTTTGTCTTTTGCATGCTGGTGCAGGATTGAAACCTTTAGTGCATATTTCGTCTTTCCAGCATTCTCCATTTTGAAATCACATAGAGCGTCAAATTGTCTGCTTTGGACGCGATATCCCAAACCTATTTCTGTCAACATGGGAGTCCAGGATTTCTCCCTGCGCCGTTGGATATCCTTTTTTGCCGTCCTTGTTCACGGCCGTCTCGTCCATGGAGATCTGAGCTATTCTCTCCCGGAGGAGATGAAGCCGTCGTCGCTGGTTGGAAATATTGCCAAAGATTTGGGCGTTGACCCGAAGACGTTGTCTGCGCGGAAAGCCCGGATCGACGCCGAAGGGACACGTAAGCAGTTTTGTGAAATAAATTTGAGCACCGGCGACTTGACAACAGCTCAGAGAATAGATAGAGAAAGCCTTTGTGACAAAAAGCCCTCCTGTCTGATCAAGCTGAATCTGGTGTTAGAAAATCCACTGGAGCTCCATCGCATCGTTCTTCATATTCAGGATGTAAATGATAATTATCCAAAATTCCAAAAGGATTTGATTGAAATGGAAATCTGGGAGTCTGCAGAAAAGGGAAGCCGTTTTTCCATCGAAAAAGCTCACGATGCCGATATCGGGCCAAATGCAGTACAAAGATACATTCTGCAAAAGAACAACAACTTTGTTCTGTCTGTTGACAGCAATAAAGTCGAACTCGTTCTGGAAACCAAGTTGGATCGAGAAAAGCAAAGTGAGGTGAATTTACTTCTCACAGCTCTCGACGGGGGCTCCCCTCAGAGATCGGGGACCGTGGTCATCCATGTCAAGGTGCTGGACGCAAATGATAATGCCCCAGTTTTCACAAAAGCCGTCTATAAAGCCACTCTGCCTGAAAACTCTCCTCCAGATACGATCGTGATTAATGTCAGCGCCAAGGATGATGACGAGGGAGTGAATGGAGAAGTGACGTATGATTTTGGCCACGTCTCAGATGACaatatgaatgtgttttctatTGAGCCCACCACAGGGGCAGTCAGAGTCAAAGGTTCAATTGATTTTGAGGATAAATCCACATATGAGATTAGTGTAAAAGCCAAAGATGGTTTAGGCCTGACGTCCTATGGTAAAATTTTATTAGATATCATTGATGTAAATGACAATGCCCCTGTGGTcaatttaaactctctctcgaaTGCTGTAGCAGAGAACGTACCACCGGGTACGGAGGTGGGCATCATTAATGTGCAAGACAGAGATTCAGAGAACAATGGCAAAGTCAGCTGCTCCATCCAACAAAACGTGCCCCTTAAATTGGTGGCTTCCATTCAAAACTATTATTCTTTGGTGACTACTGCAGAACTGGACCGCGAACTGGTCTCGGATTACAACATTACCATCAGCGCCACAGACGAAGGTTCTCCTTCTCTGTCCTCCTCTAAAACGCTTCACTTGACCGTCGCAGATGTCAATGACAATGCACCCATTTTTGAGGAGGACTCCTATATCGCCCATGTGAGTGAGAACAACCAGGCCGGCTCCATTTTGTGCTCTGTGAGTGCCCGAGACCCCGATTGGAGACAAAACGGAAGTGTGGTTTATTCTCTGCTGTCCAGTGAGGTCAACGGCGTCCCGGTCTCCTCCTACGTGTCCGTCAATGGTGACACGGGTGTCCTCCATGCCGTCAAGTCGTTCGACTACGAACACTTGCGGACTTTTCAAGTGGGTGTGGTGGCCCGAGACAACGGTTCTCCTCCGCTCAGCAGCAACGTCAGCGTCCGCGTTTTGGTCTCGGATGTCAATGACAACGCTCCTCAGATCCTCTATCCTGCTCCTGAGGGCAATTCCTTCATGACAGAGCTGGTCCCCAAAGCGGCCCAGGGGGGCTCAGTGGTGTCAAAGGTCATCGCCGTGGACGCCGACTCTGGCCAGAATGCCTGGCTCTCCTATTGCATCATCAAGGCCACCGATCAGGGACTTTTCACCATTGGTCTCCATACTGGCGAGATTAGAACCCTGAGAGATGTTCTGGAAACTGACATGATGAAGCAGAACCTGGTGGTGGCGGTAAAAGACAACGGCGAGCCCCCTCGCTCGGCCACCTGCTCCATGTTTCTGCTTCTGTCCGACAACCTGGCGGAGGTGCCCGAACTGAAAGACATTTCCTATGAAGAGAAGAACTCCAAACTGACATCTTATTTGATCATCGCCCTGGCCTCAGTTTCCACTTTCTTTGTGACTTTTATCATGATTGTGGTGGGCGTGAGAGTTTGTCGCAGGAGAAAGCCTCGATTAATGTTTGACGGAGCGGTGGCCATCCCCGGCGGCTACCTCCCACCTAACTATGCTGATGTGGATGGCACCATGGGAACTTTACGCAGCACCTACAACTATGACGCGTACTTGACCACGGGTTCCAGGACCAGCGACTTCAAATTTGTGTCTTCTTACAACGACAACACGCTGCCCGCCGAGCAGACGCTGAAGAAAAGTCCAAGTGACTTTGCTGATCCTTTCGAAGATTTTGGGTCTTCTGTGGAGGTAAGGGGCTtttctatttcaaatatttcttgCAAATCTTTTTGCCATGATTACTGGTTATATTTCCTTACATGCCATATTTTAGATTATGTATGCACAAATGTCCTGTGCGATTAAATTTCACTCAGCTATTTATTAtcctatttttatcattttttttattctgcattATACAATGTCCGTATTACGATACGTTTTCATACTCTGACTTATCTTTACTTAACTGTACCAAAAAAATGCTCTTTCAATGGGTGAAAATGTCTCATTTGACGCTGCTCGTTGATCATACCTGATGATGAGGTTGTTGCTCATCCACACGTTGTCACCACCATTGACATGTAGTGTTATGCCGTTCATTTGACTCTAGATGTCAGTATGTACTCATGAAAAAAGCTGCCTAAAAGATTCCCACCCATTCACGTCGACATCCAAATCAGATTTTTCCTTCGTGGAGCTCGGATCTAAATGTGCAATCGTGACGACGTGCAACCAAGCTGGGAATAGAAAGGGACCGATTATATCAACATTATCATCCTTCATTTCTTGCCAAATTTGAAGTGTGTTTTTCCCCCAGAATTAATTTACGTGGAATGGGAAACAAAGGATGTTTGCCGGCCGGCTACGGCCtggtttgtcttttgttttttcttcacccCATCAATGGAGACTTGAGCTATTCTGTACCGGAGGAGATGAAACGTGGATCTGTCATCGGGAATATTGCCAAGGATTTGGGACTCAATGTGGGCCAGCTTTCTGCTCGCAAAGCACGCGTTGATCCGGAGGACCACGACGTTCATCACTGCGCCATCAACCTCAACACGGGTGACTTGATTGTTCAGGAGAGGATCGACAGAGAGGGGCTTTGTGGTAAAAAGGCATCTTGTGTTTTGAAAGAGCAACTCGTCTTGGAAAACCCTTTAGAGCTGCACCAAGTTAATATCCGAGTTCTTGATGTCAATGATAATTCACCAAAATTTAATGAGGAGTCACTGAAATTAGAAATACATGAACTAGCAGACAAGGGAGCTCAGTTTCTTCTTGGAGAAGCACACGATGGAGACATTGGAGAAAATTCTGTTCAAAGATACACTTTGCAGCAGAATGAGCACTTTAAATTGAATGTGAATTCTAAACCAGGTGGACGCAAATTCTGCGAATTGGTCCTGGACAAGGAATTAGACAGAGAAGATAAAAATGAGATGACGCTTTTGCTGACTGCTTTTGATGGCGGCTCTCCACAAAGATCAGGAACCGTCCTCATCCATGTCACAGTGCTGGACGCTAATGATAACGCCCCTGTTTTCAGTCAAGCCGTCTATAAGGCCACTCTCCCTGAAAACTCCCCTGTTGACACTTTAGTCATAACTGTGAGTGCAAGTGATGCAGACGAAGGGCTTAATAGCGAAATCAATTTTGCAATTGACCATGTGTCAAATGATTATGATAATGTCTTCACGCTACATCCCAAAACTGGAGAAGTGAGGGTAGCTGATGTGATTGATTTTGAGAAAGTAAAAACCTATGAAATGCAAATAAGTGCTAAGGATGGCCTTGGTCTGGTATCTTATTCAACATTAATTATTGACCTTATTGATGTCAATGACAATCCCCCTATTATAAACTTAAAGTCAATGTCTAATTCAATGGCAGAGAATGTGCCACCTGGCACAGAAGTGGGCATCATTAATGTGCAGGACAGAGACTCggaagaaaatggaaaagtCCGCTGTTCCATTCAGCAAAATGTCCCCTTCAAATTAGTGGCTTCTATTCCAAACTATTATTCTCTGGTGACCACTGGACAACTGGATCGGGAACTGATATCTGATTACAACATTACCATCAGTGCCACGGACGAGGGCTCTCCTCCTCTGTCCTCCTCCAAAACTCTTCATTTGTCCGTCGCAGACGTCAATGACAATGCACCCATTTTTGAGGAGGACTCATATATCGCCCATGTGAGTGAAAACAACCAGGCCGGCTCCACTTTGTGCTCTGTCCGTGCCCACGATCCAGACTGGAGACAGAATGGCAGCGTGGTTTACTCTCTTTTGGCCAGCGAGGTCAACGGCGCCCCAGTTTCATCCTACGTGTCGGTCAACGGCGAAACGGGCGTCCTCCATGCCGTCAAGTCGTTTGACTACGAACACTTGCGGACGTTTCAAGTGGGTGTGGTGGCAAGGGACAATGGTTCTCCTCCGCTCAGCAGCAACGTCAGCGTCTGTGTTTTGGTCTCGGATGTCAATGACAACGCTCCTCAGATCCTCTACCCCGCTCCCGAGGGCAACTCCTTCATGACCGAGCTGGTCCCCAAAGCGGCCCAGGGGGGATCAGTGGTGTCAAAGGTCATTGCTGTTGATGCCGACTCTGGCCAGAATGCCTGGCTCTCTTACCGCATTGTCAAGGCCACGGAACCTGGACTCTTCACCATTGGTCTCCACACCGGTGATATCAGAACCCAGAGGGACATTTTGGAAACGGACACGATGAAGCAGAACCTGGTGGTGGCGGTAAAAGACAACGGCGAGCCCCCTCGCTCCACCACCTGCTCCATGTTTCTGCTTCTGTCCGACAACCTGGCGGAGGTGCCCGAACTGAAGGATATTTCCTATGAAGAGAAGAACTCCAAACTGACTTCTTACCTTATTATTGCCCTGGCCTCAGTGTCCACCTTCTTTGTGACTTTTATCATGATCGTGGTGGGCGTGAGAGTTTGTCGCAGAAGAAAGCCCCGACTAATGTTTGACGGAGCGGTGGCCATCCCCGGCGGGTACCTCCCACCTAACTACGCGGATGTTGATGGCACCATGGGAACTTTACGCAGCAGCTACAACTATGATGCGTACCTGACCACGGGTTCCAGGACCAGCGACTTCAAGTTTGTGTCTTCTTACAACGACAACACTTTGCCTGCCGAGCAGACGCTGAAGAAAAGTCCAACTGACTTTGTTGATGCTTTTGAAGACCTGAAGACACTTTCAGAGGTAGGAAAAAAGTCTTGTCTTCTCTCACAGTGTTGATGAACTTCAATTTTATTCTGCACGGAATTCAGGAAATATTCGGTTTTTATAAAAATGAGAATAATAAGCAAAACCAGTCATTTTACTGTGCTCTTCGGTTATCAATTTTAAATGTGCGCTTTGCTTATATTGAAACGACATTACAtcataaaatgcatttattattacactttttttccttgaagAATTTTTGTTTTGAGTTGCATGGTCAGCAAAACAATAGGAACAAAGATTGATGgtcatttttcttcacttttcacTTATTGACACAAATGCCATCTTTTCTCGTGCATCTTGTATTTTGGGTATTCTCAATACTTCGGTGGCGGTTCATAATACGTATCTTTGCAATTTGACTTTCTGGTTGTACTTTGAGATTGGGAAATGGCCTGAAGATGTCGCTCTCGGCTAGCAGACCGCATGCAAGCTTCATCTCGCCCGTGACCGTCGACAGACATTTCAATTGGGAGAGGTTGAAGCAGCGACTTGTCTTTCGCCTCGTCGATCCGCTTCTCTTTGTGTTCATTGGAACTTCCTACCCGATTGTACTCCATGCTTGGATTGTACGGCTGTTTGTGGACGTCTTTTTGCATCAATATGGGGGACAGAGGATTTGCCAGGCTCCTTTCCATCCTCCGTCTGGTTTCCTTTGTCGTGGTGGTGGCCGTCGTCGATGGAGACCTCAGTTATTCCGTTCCAGAGGAGCTGAAACAGGGTTCCGTTGTGGGAAATATTGCAAAGGATCTCGGAGCTGACCTGGCTAGTTTTGCAGCCCGAAAGCCGCGATTTGATTTTGAGGAATCTCGCCGCCAGTATTGTGGTGTGGATATGCGCACCGGAGATGTCATCACGTCGGAGAGGATTGACAGAGAAAGCGTTTGTGGAAGCAAACCTTCCTGTGTACTAAAAGTCGATCTGGTCCTAGAGAATCCTCTGGAGCTTCAACACGTGAGTCTCCACATTCAAGATGTCAATGACAATTCACCCAAATTCCGCGAAAAAATCATTCCGATGGAAATACATGAGTCC from the Stigmatopora nigra isolate UIUO_SnigA chromosome 14, RoL_Snig_1.1, whole genome shotgun sequence genome contains:
- the LOC144207596 gene encoding protocadherin gamma-A11-like isoform X19; amino-acid sequence: MGNKGCLPAGYGLVCLLFFLHPINGDLSYSVPEEMKRGSVIGNIAKDLGLNVGQLSARKARVDPEDHDVHHCAINLNTGDLIVQERIDREGLCGKKASCVLKEQLVLENPLELHQVNIRVLDVNDNSPKFNEESLKLEIHELADKGAQFLLGEAHDGDIGENSVQRYTLQQNEHFKLNVNSKPGGRKFCELVLDKELDREDKNEMTLLLTAFDGGSPQRSGTVLIHVTVLDANDNAPVFSQAVYKATLPENSPVDTLVITVSASDADEGLNSEINFAIDHVSNDYDNVFTLHPKTGEVRVADVIDFEKVKTYEMQISAKDGLGLVSYSTLIIDLIDVNDNPPIINLKSMSNSMAENVPPGTEVGIINVQDRDSEENGKVRCSIQQNVPFKLVASIPNYYSLVTTGQLDRELISDYNITISATDEGSPPLSSSKTLHLSVADVNDNAPIFEEDSYIAHVSENNQAGSTLCSVRAHDPDWRQNGSVVYSLLASEVNGAPVSSYVSVNGETGVLHAVKSFDYEHLRTFQVGVVARDNGSPPLSSNVSVCVLVSDVNDNAPQILYPAPEGNSFMTELVPKAAQGGSVVSKVIAVDADSGQNAWLSYRIVKATEPGLFTIGLHTGDIRTQRDILETDTMKQNLVVAVKDNGEPPRSTTCSMFLLLSDNLAEVPELKDISYEEKNSKLTSYLIIALASVSTFFVTFIMIVVGVRVCRRRKPRLMFDGAVAIPGGYLPPNYADVDGTMGTLRSSYNYDAYLTTGSRTSDFKFVSSYNDNTLPAEQTLKKSPTDFVDAFEDLKTLSEQKPPSNDWRFNQGPRPGPSGPPHMPYGTHIRWTPKSGTRAAGGPEVAMGTGPWPQPPTEAEQLQALMAAANVSDASGTLGPGTMGLSTRYSPQFTLQHVPDYRQNVYIPGSTATLTSNPQQQQQQQQQQQQQQQQQQAMAQQASQQALPPPQGGQPEAPKAAQTPASKKKSTKKEKK
- the LOC144207596 gene encoding protocadherin gamma-A11-like isoform X28, with the translated sequence MGVQDFSLRRWISFFAVLVHGRLVHGDLSYSLPEEMKPSSLVGNIAKDLGVDPKTLSARKARIDAEGTRKQFCEINLSTGDLTTAQRIDRESLCDKKPSCLIKLNLVLENPLELHRIVLHIQDVNDNYPKFQKDLIEMEIWESAEKGSRFSIEKAHDADIGPNAVQRYILQKNNNFVLSVDSNKVELVLETKLDREKQSEVNLLLTALDGGSPQRSGTVVIHVKVLDANDNAPVFTKAVYKATLPENSPPDTIVINVSAKDDDEGVNGEVTYDFGHVSDDNMNVFSIEPTTGAVRVKGSIDFEDKSTYEISVKAKDGLGLTSYGKILLDIIDVNDNAPVVNLNSLSNAVAENVPPGTEVGIINVQDRDSENNGKVSCSIQQNVPLKLVASIQNYYSLVTTAELDRELVSDYNITISATDEGSPSLSSSKTLHLTVADVNDNAPIFEEDSYIAHVSENNQAGSILCSVSARDPDWRQNGSVVYSLLSSEVNGVPVSSYVSVNGDTGVLHAVKSFDYEHLRTFQVGVVARDNGSPPLSSNVSVRVLVSDVNDNAPQILYPAPEGNSFMTELVPKAAQGGSVVSKVIAVDADSGQNAWLSYCIIKATDQGLFTIGLHTGEIRTLRDVLETDMMKQNLVVAVKDNGEPPRSATCSMFLLLSDNLAEVPELKDISYEEKNSKLTSYLIIALASVSTFFVTFIMIVVGVRVCRRRKPRLMFDGAVAIPGGYLPPNYADVDGTMGTLRSTYNYDAYLTTGSRTSDFKFVSSYNDNTLPAEQTLKKSPSDFADPFEDFGSSVEQKPPSNDWRFNQGPRPGPSGPPHMPYGTHIRWTPKSGTRAAGGPEVAMGTGPWPQPPTEAEQLQALMAAANVSDASGTLGPGTMGLSTRYSPQFTLQHVPDYRQNVYIPGSTATLTSNPQQQQQQQQQQQQQQQQQQAMAQQASQQALPPPQGGQPEAPKAAQTPASKKKSTKKEKK